The stretch of DNA CCCGGCATATCGAGAAGCTTGGACGGTTCTTGTGAAACCTCGAGTCCCATCAAGGGTAAATCAAAGAGGTCTCGCTTTTCCTGTGAACGTTCTTTGACGTGAGACCCGACCTCTAAATGATTAGTGGAAAGCGACACAAAATCCTCGTAGTTGGGATATAGCATCACGTATCCTCTGAGAAAAACCAGCTCGATGAAAAATCGTTTCCAGGATTTTGACCACTGATTTGATCGTACTTTGGGAACGACCTCTTCTTCGAGCGGCATGACAGTTTCCGACAGGCGGATGGAGAGGTAATCGTGAAATTCTCGCCAATGCTCGGGAAAATACACTGCTCCCCAGCTGCACGGAACTTGGGAAAGATATGGAATGGTTGGGTGTTCTATGCCTTCATTGGCCAGATATATGCGTGGGTTAAACGGCTGACGACCTTCGAGCGGTAACTCGAGATTTTTCTGTTGGTAAAGACTAATACCAAATAAAGTAGGACTTCTATTGTCAGGAACACCATACCTAGACGAAAATGAGATCAGCTGAACGCTTATCAGATAACCCGTCTACAAGAACCCACCTGTAACGCAGCAAGGCCATTTTTATCCATGCATAGAACAACGGGGAGAGTTCCACGTCATCCTCGAGGAGCAAGCCGTACGAATCATTGTTATGTGGATACCAGGATTCCACGATCGCGGGAAGGAGGCCTGCGTGGATGATTCTGCGGTGTAAGAACACCCTTCCGAACGGCCATCTGATGTGCTCTGCGATTTCCAGAGTCTCCGCGTCGCAGCTTTGATCTATATTTATGCGCATGTCCATGGTGTCTCCAAAGTATCGGGCAGCTTGAAGGGAGTCAAGCAGTCGTTTCAGTGAGGCTGGACGGTCGTTGGTTATAACCGTAATGTCAACCCGAGGTATATTCCAATCTAAAAATGTCTATTAGTAAAATCATCTTGATTAGTGTATATACTTTTGGCTCATACTTTTCCACTCTTCCAGAGAAAGCGAAGACATCCATTCCATTTGGTTCAAGTCTGATCTTGGAATCTTTATGATGGTTGTTAAATGCAACAAAGAATTTTTATGCGGCGAGCACAAGTAGTTGGCCAAtacatcctcctccttgaGGCAGAGAACGACATCTACGGGAACACTGAGATCCCCAAGCCAGTCAAGAAGTGGTGTACTGCTTGAGCCGCCTAATGCTATAGCAATCTCTCCAGAAGGAACCTCATATCCAATAGTACAATGACTAAACTCAAAGGTCCCGGAAGTCCATTCGCCTTGATCTAGTTCTGGAAACACATCGTCGTATACCAGGATTTGTATTCGCCATTGATCAGTTGCTTGCATGGCGCAGAGAAAAGATTGCATGTCTTCAACATCCTTTAGAGTAGGCAAGAACAACACGAATCGAGGTTGGGGGCTCGCTTCGGAAATATTGACCAGAGGATAAGGCAAGAACTTAGGAGTGATGTCTGTATCGTTAGACAGGTCTTCCCATTCCACGAGATGCTGATCAGGCAGAAAGTCCATATCGACAGGATAGAGAAAAAACGAGGACAACTGCGTCGATGTGGGCTCTTTGAAGAGGATTCCTCCGATAGGATCAGGATGAAGACTGGCTACATACTCACCAAAATCAGCCCATGTGTTGCAGTCAATAGGAGGGCCCTCATATTCCAAGCTAAATGGTGACAGACTTGAAGGCATGACAAAGGGAGGGAGAATAAACTTTCCTGGCACGATTTCTCCCCAAGAAGagagttggagtacctcgCTTGCTATCAGCTCTTTCCCATGGGGACCAAAAGGTAGGCTGATATCAGGGGGATGTAAGAGGACATAAGCGTCGTATTCCAGCTGGTCAGAGAGGCCAGTGTCATCCATGATTAGGACCCATTCGGTtgttgcagcagcagcagctttGAGAAAGGCAAATGGCCCATGCAAGTCCGACCATGGATGCAGCGAGATTACAGGATGTCCCTCTGATTGTAAAGTGGAGAATGTGTCTTGGAGAACACGCCGAACGGAAGACGCGATCGTGTCAGGGCACACAATAACAAGCTCTAGGACGTGTTCCTGGGGCTCGAGGAACGGTTGAATGAGCTCTTCGGTGCGATGCAAAGAGGAAGGCAGAATGGGAAGTATCGCTGTGAGTGATTGAGGCGGAATAGATGACGTCTCGGGAACGAAGTAGACGCCGAGATCAATAGCCAGTTCTGAGAAGGTCCCTACAGATTCTTCCACCTGAGTAGCAAAATCGACATCAAGACGGGGGCGGATAGCATATAGTACAATAGAAATAGCAAAAAGACACGAGGAAGTAATGAGGGAGAGAAGCAGAAAGGCAGGATTCAAAAACATAGTGGCTGCTTGTCAAGTGAGTATTGAAACGCGTAGAGAATGGTTTACAGTAGCCGTCACGTGGGCGCGATTCTATCCTTCGCATTAGGTCAGTGTGGTGTAGGGTGCGTGCAATATATACTAACTATGTACTATTATACTATGAAGATAAAAACATTTTGGCGGGAGCTGGTATAGCAATGATAATCAGATATGCCGTCATTATCCTCAGAGTGTCATAAAAATCAGTCATGTCTATTAATCAGATCGGATGGCCGCTTCTGTAAAATGCAGAAAAGATCATTTAGGTCCATTTGAATAGAATAAGGAAGAGCAAGTGAGACGAACTGAAGAACTCGTAGGACATCCAGCACAGCGCGGAACTCGGCATGATAGTCAGTACTCTTGGCGTCAATCCTCTCCCGAATCCTTTCAGTCCGTCCCTCGCCCAGATAACTTTGAATGCGTCGGCcatacccttgacattccgGATGTCAGCTTCCGTGGACGCCCCTCGTGTCTGCAGAATCGTCTTGGCTACGTCGAGAGGCGTTGTCACAGCGGCAGCCACTGCACCAGCAATTCCTCCAGCGATTATGTGGGACTGGGGCGAGTATTCATTTCGGGGGTTCATGAACTTTTTGAGATGGTCGTAGACGGTGTATTGGATGGCATTGAAGGGAATCGTAATGGCTAATGTTGTGGGGTAGGAAACGTAGAAGGCGCCAATACCCTCTGCTCGGTAGACTGAGCGAGCGCACACCCATACAGAACGGAATTCCGACTTGTGAACCTGCATTCGTTGCTTGACAACTAAAAAAAGGTTACTACATGAGTGGCAAAAAATATAATTGATACTCACCATCGAAAGGGTTCATAAAAGCGTCGGCTGCTATCGTACCTGAGGCTCCTGCCAATGCTGCGGAGTTACGAGTGGTAGTTTTTAAGACCAAAAAATTGCAAAAGGAGAGCGAAAAGGAACATACAAGTAGCTAACCACTGGTTCCCAGCCTCGTTGCCTCCACATAGCTCCTTGACTGCCTCTAACGTCCCGAAATGCACTGCGTGAGCGGGACCGGCACCGAGAATGACGGATGAAACACCTCTCCAGAGGGCTCGGACTCCTTCTGTGGAGGCGATCCTGGAGAATGCATTGCCAACACCGCTGTATACAGCGAGCGGTGATGTGGCGAAAACCTGCATCCGTGTCTGCGCGCGAGAAAAGACTTTGAGAAAGAATTCCCAGCCACGATACAAGACCCACTTTGATACTGTCTATGGGGAACATCACAGCGTGCTCGGAAATGCCAGCCTATGGCGCCTTTTACTGAGTGAAGGACATATGTGGCTGAAAGGGAATCTTACGAGTGCGCCTGCAAGCATATTGACCTAGAAAAAGAATTGGACGCGTCAAGAATTGGGGGAGAAAACTAATTATACGCCAACTTACACCAAGACCGGCATTTGAGGGTAGACCCTCATAGTCGATTTCGTCGGCCATGGTATATACTGGTGACGAGGAGGTCTAAGGTGGGTCTCTGAGGTGGGTGCTGGtggaaagcaagagagaCCTCACTGCCTGGGAGCTGGAAGGAGATAAAAGGTGTGAGCCTGTGAAATATTCAAATTGACCTCCGCGGCAAAATTAGTCTGAGCAATAACCGTTGTGTTTTATTACACGCTACTAACAACTTGTTCTAACTATAATCCAAGCTCGCCATTAGATACAAAGTGCGATCCTCCTTTACAGCGATATCCAGAACCCATCTTAATCCACTGATATCCAGCAACGCAGACTCCCATTTCCCGCAGTTTCGCCTGTGCTCTTGCTTCCTTGGCCTGTCGCTGCCTCTCTGCTTCTCTCCGTGCACGAGCTTCAGCTTCCGCCTTTGCTTGCTCGGCTCGTGCAGCCAGCGCCTTCAGGCGCGCCTTTTCTCTTTGTCGTTGCAGTTCGGCCCTTTCGGATGCCTCTTTGGCCGCAGCCTCTGCCAGTTGCTTGTCGGCAATCATCTGTTCTTGTCGTTGCGCCTCTTTTTTCGCCTCTTCCGCCTTTTTTTCCATCTCTTTTACCCGGTTTTTCGCATCCATTTCGATCCGTGTTGCTTTTCGCTTCATTGCCTCCATTTCATTCCATAAGGCATCGTTCACACCTGGGTCCCTTTGCACTTGTTGACGAGTTTGATGCGATTGTGATTGGCTAGTGTTGGCCCTGCTTTCTCCTCCGTCACCGCGACCACGCCCTCGTCCTCTGCCACGGCCACGTCCTCTGTCGGATGCCTTTTGAGTGTTGGCCGTCGTCCTTGTCGCAAgggttggaggtggaggcggagTAGCTGTGAGTTCTTGCATATGCAAATCGGGTTGAGCGAGACGAGGTTTAGGAGGTATCTTTGATCTTCTCTGGCGATCCTTCAGTGCAATTTTCAtcacaccaacagcatcgaCGCCAGAAAGCATCGGGCTGGCACCTGGCGCGGCAGTTGTGAGAGATACCAATGCCTTGTTGATCATCTCTTTGGAAATTGTAATCATATCTCGTGCATTGCCCCAGTCTTGAAGCTCCGCCATGTCGCGAATGAGCTCCTTGATTTCAATGTTGGCTTCTGAGGATACGTCGACGTCCCACCCATCAGTCTgaatctttttcttctttagTTCGTTACTAACAATCTTCAAGCATTGTTCAGCATCCATGTTCACGAAAACCACCTGTTCCGGGAAACGACTTGATAGCCCTGTATTTACCGACATGAGTTGGTTCATGTCTTGTTCGTATCCAGCAAGGATGACAATGAGTTTACTTTTGAAGTCGGGGTGTGTGAGGAGACCAACGAGTTCGTCTATTGCCTCTTGAGCGAAATGGCCAACGCTTAGGCGGTACGCTTCATCGACAAAGAGGACTTTTCCAAGAGCTTTTTCAAACAGCTTTCTGGTCTTGGGGCCGGTTTGCCCGACATATTGTCCAACAAGGTCTGAAGCGGAGCATTCGATGACGTCCCCGGATCCCAAAATGCCCATGTTATAAAACACTTGCCCTATTTTGCGCGCCACTGTCGTCTTCCCCGTACCTTCCAAAGGGGTTCAGTCAATAAATTTTATCCATCGAACAAAACAACGTACCGGGAGGGCCAGtgaaaacaaaatttgtgGGGATAAGCTCTCTAGGATCCATATCCCTGGCAAGGCACGCCTGAACAACTTCTTGATAATTCTTCAGCTTTTGTATTATATCTTCGCAGCCAACAATGTCGCTGAAGATTTTGACGAGGTCTGCTGCAGCGTTGGCACTCCTGTTCCAATCGGGGTCGAtgtcttcagcttcaatcgTGATGACAGAGGGCCTTTCAGAGAGAGGTATTTTCGACCTTCGCGCGATCGCTCGTCCTTTTGCTGCCGTTATGATATTTTCGACTTCACCTCCATTACCAAAGTTAGGCCGATTTCTCATCCGGCTCAAACGATCTATGGCAGTTTTCTTGGCCTGTGGAGTGGCCTCAAGCTCTTGAtccttcaacttcaactccAGAATCTTCAGAAGTTCATCATCGTTGAAATTCTCAAAGTTGAATGCTTCCTCGATTTTGAAACGTCTCGACAATCCGGGGTTCACGTTCTTGCAGCAGTTTAGGTTATGTCGTTCATATAAATTTTCGAATGAGGCATACCTGGAACATCTCAAGCATTTGATCTTTGTAACCAGCAAGGATAACGCAGCGGTCTTCGCCAGGCACATTCTGCACTTCAGCGACAATGGTGTCGATGACTGAAGTCTTGTATTGATTTGATCCTGAAGACACATCGTcacttccacctcctccgtAAAGCATGTATGCCTGCAAACAATCCGTGAGTAATTGTTGTCTTCGAAACGTTACAAAGGTGCTAACCTCGTCTATAATCAATACTTTACCGACTGTGTTTGCCAAAATTGCCTTGGTGTTTGCCTCGGATTGTCCCAGTGCTGAGCCGACAAAGTCAGAGGGGTTTTTCAGAATAACTGTCAATATATAACGTCTTGTCAGCCTGGTTTTCAAAATGCGTTTGAAAATGCACAAACCTTCACCGTTGCTCAGGAGACCAATGTCAGCCAGAATGCTGCCGTACAACTTTGCCACTGTGGTCTTGCCAGTACCAGGGGGTCCGAGGAACACCTTGTTCAGAGAGAAATCCAACACTCCTTTCTCCAAAAGCTCTCGCTGATAGTTCTCTTCAATGGAACTAAAAAGGCTTTTAATGGACTCCTTGACCGACTTCAACCCTATCATCTGCTGTAACTTGAGCCACGCCTTGCTTTCTTTGATGGCAGTAGAGGGATCAGGACCTATGAGATCTTCTCGCGTCATCAAAAAGTCGTCCGGTTGTTTGCCCTCCTGGCGTTCTTTTGTTAACCGAACCGCCTGTCGTTTTTTTATATGCGATAGGACTGTTTGCAGATCGCGGGCATTACCGAAACCAGGGCGACCCCGACGTCTTCCAAGACGTCGAATCGCGATACGACCATACAAGCCTGTAATCCCGCCTTCGACTTTCATGCGTCCAGCAAAGTCCTTCTTGATATAGTCCTCCAGCATACGCATGAGTTCCGCATCTTCGTAGTCGGCAAATTGAAACTCATAAGGCACGCGACTTTTAAGGCCCGGATTGTGTTCAAAAAATTTCTCCATTTCCTTATTGTAACCAGCGAAGATAAAAACCAAGGTGCCAACCCTGTTTTCCATCTCTGCCAACAGGAAATCGAGGACTGCACCACCCCCAAAGTTGTTGCCACTTGTAAGCTGATAAGCTTCATCGATGAATATggctcctcctccagctTTGACGACTCCTTCAACAAGTTTGGTGGCTTCGCCAACACCATTTTGGGCCAGTCGAGCACCCGTGGTTTCTTCGAAAGTTTCACCAGGGATAGCTTTGACGGTAGCCAAAAATTTGGCATAATGCCTGGCCACAGTCGTTTTTCCTACGTTTCTTTAGCGGATGTCAGCGTGGACGAGAAATGACACGACGTACCTGTTCCTGGGTTGCCCAGTAGGACCGCATTGAACCTTTCGCGTTTGAGAGAAGAACCTTGACGAACGCTGACATCAATTTTGGCTTTGATGTCGAGGACTCCTTGTTTGACTGCCTCCAACCCGATCATGTCCATGATGGCGTCGATAGCGTCGTTTTGTGCACCCTCGACTGTTTTCTGACGATTCCACTCGATCTGCGACGGTGACGGACCAGGGTCCTTAAAAGGTTTTCCGCTCGATGTAGACTTTAAGCGATTGTTTGCCACGTTTTGAACTGTTTTGGATGTATCACTTCCAGGAGGGGTAGATTCACTGGAGGCCATTGGTGCTGCTAACTGAGCGAACGGAGAAAATAATTTACTGAAGATAGAAGTGTTTGGAGACAGCGGCGGAACAGCAGGGTTAACATTGGCTGTTTGAATAGATCCCAAATTGCTCTCCTTCTGTTGGAAAGTAATAGCTTGTTCACGAGATAATCGAGCGCCCTGCGCTGTGATTGAaagtggtggtggaaggATACGGTTGGCATTCGCCGCTTTGATAGATTCTAAGTctttctgcttctgcttgaTGGCATTGGCTTGCTCCTGCAATAAGCGAGCGTCTTCTGCCTTCCGTCTCTCCGCTTCAATTTGGGCGTTAAAATTGTCCATCTTGGCTAAATGCGCCTTTTGTTCTGCATCCCGACGCGTCTGTGCAGTCAGCTCCTCCtcttgtttctttttggcaAGCCTTTTTTCACGTTCACATTTGGAACATGTCACAGGAGCTCCCTTGTTGCACTCCCAATGGAGAGTGTGTCCAGCCACACATCGCGAAGTCATTGGCTCTCTGCAGGGTATTTTAGAATGATTGGACAATTGGTGGCATTTTGATGGACAAGTGTGCACCCCACACGATAGAGTAACACCACTATTTTTTAAAGCAAAATTCGCTTGTTAATGGGCATCAACATTGTTTTCATTAGGAATATTTACCAAGGCACAAGACAACCTCCATCAGGGCACTTGGAGTCGAAATCTTCGACTTGGGAAAGTATTTCGGTTGTGTTTGGGTGCTTTTCGCATTTTACTGGAAGACCTTGATAAACATGTTTCCCATCAATTAGCAAACCAAAAAATTGGTTCCAGATTTCATGTCCTTTTCGAGCGTTTTTGAATGTGTCTGAATTTCCAAGCATGATGAGGCCATTTCTAGCTCGAGACAGCAAAACATTCAGCCTCTCTGGGGCACACATAAAACCGATATCGTGTCGAGGGTTGCTCCTGGTCAACGAAACGACAACTATGTCGCTTTCTTCACCTTGATAATTATCTGCAAGAATGATTTAATTATCGATCTATTAGTCGTAGGTAAAACTGAGTGGACTTCACCAATTGTGGCGAGACGGATAGACCTTTTGGATAACTTGGCCATAGCAGGATCGATCAGGCCAGCTTTTACAAGCTCACTGTTGTCCAGGTCATTTAGGATAGGGTCGTTATCCTTCTTCAGGATGTTTCGAAGTTTATGAAGTTGCCCAAGATATGGTGTTAGAATGACAAGATTCTCTGTACCATATCCTTGTTGACCGAGATATTTCACAATCTTCAAGATCATGAAAGCCTCGAATGAATTTTGTTTGGAGGACTTCGACGCCATGTCATTTCTATCGCCGATCGCACTGATTTCGTCCTCTGGATGATCATGGttgatgaaaatgatatTATCTTGAACTCCCCGTAAACAAGGCCGGTTCTGTGTGTTTGGAGAGTCGATGAGTTTCGGATATGTCATCTGCCTGATAAAATTCGAGATTTCTGGTCGCATCCGATGTTGCTGTTCAAGCGTTACATGTGGATATTCCTTAAGAATCAATCTTTCGAACAGCGAGCGATTGAGATCGTAACCCTCTCCATTTTCGACCGTAAGAAGGTAATGATTGACTTTGGGGCGCAATTGTCTAGATACGTAGGCAATTAGGGGAAATCTTGGTGCAGTAGAATGTCGAAATTTACTTACTTATGATCTCCAATTAAGACCATTTGCGAAGTTTCGGGTCCTAGCGCAGTAAGGACATGCGACTCCAAGATTTCACCGGCTTCTTCGACCAACAAGACATCAGGATTGAATGTACGAATTTCTTCCCTATACTTTGCTGCCGCCGTAGTTGTACAACCGACGATCCGTTTGTTTCGCAGGAGAGTGGATGTATTGGTGCTATATGCTCTGCTTAATCTGTCGACGCACCGATTATATTCCTTCGCATTCAAAACGAAATCTTCGATTGCCTCTTGGAGCAAGGCTTCTCGCCAGCCTTTTAAATGGGCTTGTCGAGTCGCATTGGGAAGGTCCCAAATGCTTTTTCTGCTTTgagaagatgaaatgaaaggaagaaaagccCGGTCCGGCCTATCACCATGGGCCCACTTTTCGATGAGGTAGTCGGGTTGAGCTGCCTTCCCTTGCGCCCCAACAAAAGACATCCCATCCTCTTGATCCGGAATTTGGAAGGCTTCGAAGTAATCAGGATATTCCATTTCGAGGTAATCAAGGATGTTTGTATATGACGCTTGCGAAATATATCGTCGAAACGAAGACTGGACGCGTTGCCGGAGTTGTGCGTGCTGTGTTTTCAATTCGTCGATAGCCGTCCATTCAAGACGGCTGGTCCTGTTTGGCCCACGTTGTTGATGTTGGATTGTCAACGGCTCTGTTCTAGAGGTCGATTTTCCACCAATACGGAGCATGCTTGTCTGTGGGATGCCAATGTCTAAAAGGTGGGTCAAGATGTCGTCCAAAGCATGATTTGTATAACAGACGACGAGAATAGTCTTTGACGTAAAATCATGGATTGATTTTGCTATCAAACCTCCGATGAACGATTTACCGGTTCCTAGAGTGTGATTTTTGTTAACAAAAGTCATCCTTCTATAACAGTTGTCAACCTTCGAGTAACATACCTGGAGGTCCTTGAATCAAGGATATTTTCTGTGTTAGGCCGGATATGAGTGACCTGGCCTGCGAGTCATCGAGTTTAATATCCTTGGGTGTTTTTAAGAGACTTTTCAAGTTGACACTAGGGTCATTGCGTAAGATTTGCACTATAGATGGGATCTGTTCCGTAATGTCCGCGGGACAATTTCCCACCTTCCAGAGTAATATTTCGGAGGATAATGGTAGAGTGATTGTCTGTTGAAGTCCTTTCAGAATGGGTTCATACGCAAATGTGGCCGTATCTATCTGAATTAGCACGACATTGTCCCCCATTTTGAGCCTGCGAAGAGCATGTTGAGTGCTCTCCGCGTCCTCGAATTGGAGGACTATTTCGGGCGGATTCTTGGCCAAACGCTCTTCGTCGCGATAGATGCACGGAAACGCAATGATTTCTGTACCGACCAAGAGGCAGGCCAACGATTGGTGCTTGAAAAACTGACGTTTATCATCCAAGAATTCTTTTCGATCTTTTCGGTTCTTCAACCTTTTCATCTCTGGAAAGTCGTGGTCGCAAACGCAAATTAAACTCCATTTCATTCGTTTCTTCTCGTCGCCAAGCTCCAGGTCCTTCAAGCGTAAGCCTTGAATCTTTGTGCCCCTATGGCGACCTTGCTTTTTCCCCAAGGCTATCTGGAGTTCTTCACGCATTTCGTGAATCATGTCTTCTCGAAGGAGTCTGAACTGGTTATCCAAATGAATCGCAACACGTGTAGGTGCATTCTCTAGTTCCTCCAATACGCTTGCTGGCCTCAAAAAAGGCGCATCCGTTGAAGCCATCTCTTCTCCAGTAGGAAGAATGGAGATCTTGCGAAAGTCCGCAAAGTCATTGTTGTGTCGGCCACCAGGGCCTGAGCTGGACGTAATGTTGCCATGCACAATAGGCAAGGACGTGCTCAACACTTCCTTCAACTTTGATCCAATGGATTTGGTTTTCTCGATGTGTGATGACAGAAGGATATTAATGATTTCGTCCATGTCAGACCCTTCTCTGAAAGAAGCGGCTTCTTCGGATGCCATCGTACATAGGCGGTGTAGTAGCCAGCCAAAGGAATATACGGCGTCCTCATCCAATTCGCATTTAAGGAATTT from Psilocybe cubensis strain MGC-MH-2018 chromosome 7, whole genome shotgun sequence encodes:
- a CDS encoding putative mitochondrial carrier C8C9.12c, yielding MADEIDYEGLPSNAGLGVNMLAGALAGISEHAVMFPIDSIKTRMQVFATSPLAVYSGVGNAFSRIASTEGVRALWRGVSSVILGAGPAHAVHFGTLEAVKELCGGNEAGNQWLATSLAGASGTIAADAFMNPFDVVKQRMQVHKSEFRSVWVCARSVYRAEGIGAFYVSYPTTLAITIPFNAIQYTVYDHLKKFMNPRNEYSPQSHIIAGGIAGAVAAAVTTPLDVAKTILQTRGASTEADIRNVKGMADAFKVIWARDGLKGFGRGLTPRVLTIMPSSALCWMSYEFFKAAIRSD
- a CDS encoding NFX1-type zinc finger-containing protein 1, which produces MDKQARLNKRFNDIVSAKTPISPSHGPQFLEAIYTHPNPEDRIASLVSKKTGVDALKAAIRYDLSLTFMNTHASFLIRYLQHPELKAINNGEFLDGILMYLVDPPTFWMEFRRKFLKCELDEDAVYSFGWLLHRLCTMASEEAASFREGSDMDEIINILLSSHIEKTKSIGSKLKEVLSTSLPIVHGNITSSSGPGGRHNNDFADFRKISILPTGEEMASTDAPFLRPASVLEELENAPTRVAIHLDNQFRLLREDMIHEMREELQIALGKKQGRHRGTKIQGLRLKDLELGDEKKRMKWSLICVCDHDFPEMKRLKNRKDRKEFLDDKRQFFKHQSLACLLVGTEIIAFPCIYRDEERLAKNPPEIVLQFEDAESTQHALRRLKMGDNVVLIQIDTATFAYEPILKGLQQTITLPLSSEILLWKVGNCPADITEQIPSIVQILRNDPSVNLKSLLKTPKDIKLDDSQARSLISGLTQKISLIQGPPGTGKSFIGGLIAKSIHDFTSKTILVVCYTNHALDDILTHLLDIGIPQTSMLRIGGKSTSRTEPLTIQHQQRGPNRTSRLEWTAIDELKTQHAQLRQRVQSSFRRYISQASYTNILDYLEMEYPDYFEAFQIPDQEDGMSFVGAQGKAAQPDYLIEKWAHGDRPDRAFLPFISSSQSRKSIWDLPNATRQAHLKGWREALLQEAIEDFVLNAKEYNRCVDRLSRAYSTNTSTLLRNKRIVGCTTTAAAKYREEIRTFNPDVLLVEEAGEILESHVLTALGPETSQMVLIGDHKQLRPKVNHYLLTVENGEGYDLNRSLFERLILKEYPHVTLEQQHRMRPEISNFIRQMTYPKLIDSPNTQNRPCLRGVQDNIIFINHDHPEDEISAIGDRNDMASKSSKQNSFEAFMILKIVKYLGQQGYGTENLVILTPYLGQLHKLRNILKKDNDPILNDLDNSELVKAGLIDPAMAKLSKRSIRLATIEPMTSRCVAGHTLHWECNKGAPVTCSKCEREKRLAKKKQEEELTAQTRRDAEQKAHLAKMDNFNAQIEAERRKAEDARLLQEQANAIKQKQKDLESIKAANANRILPPPLSITAQGARLSREQAITFQQKESNLGSIQTANVNPAVPPLSPNTSIFSKLFSPFAQLAAPMASSESTPPGSDTSKTVQNVANNRLKSTSSGKPFKDPGPSPSQIEWNRQKTVEGAQNDAIDAIMDMIGLEAVKQGVLDIKAKIDVSVRQGSSLKRERFNAVLLGNPGTGKTTVARHYAKFLATVKAIPGETFEETTGARLAQNGVGEATKLVEGVVKAGGGAIFIDEAYQLTSGNNFGGGAVLDFLLAEMENRVGTLVFIFAGYNKEMEKFFEHNPGLKSRVPYEFQFADYEDAELMRMLEDYIKKDFAGRMKVEGGITGLYGRIAIRRLGRRRGRPGFGNARDLQTVLSHIKKRQAVRLTKERQEGKQPDDFLMTREDLIGPDPSTAIKESKAWLKLQQMIGLKSVKESIKSLFSSIEENYQRELLEKGVLDFSLNKVFLGPPGTGKTTVAKLYGSILADIGLLSNGEVILKNPSDFVGSALGQSEANTKAILANTVGKVLIIDEAYMLYGGGGSDDVSSGSNQYKTSVIDTIVAEVQNVPGEDRCVILAGYKDQMLEMFQNVNPGLSRRFKIEEAFNFENFNDDELLKILELKLKDQELEATPQAKKTAIDRLSRMRNRPNFGNGGEVENIITAAKGRAIARRSKIPLSERPSVITIEAEDIDPDWNRSANAAADLVKIFSDIVGCEDIIQKLKNYQEVVQACLARDMDPRELIPTNFVFTGPPGTGKTTVARKIGQVFYNMGILGSGDVIECSASDLVGQYVGQTGPKTRKLFEKALGKVLFVDEAYRLSVGHFAQEAIDELVGLLTHPDFKSKLIVILAGYEQDMNQLMSVNTGLSSRFPEQVVFVNMDAEQCLKIVSNELKKKKIQTDGWDVDVSSEANIEIKELIRDMAELQDWGNARDMITISKEMINKALVSLTTAAPGASPMLSGVDAVGVMKIALKDRQRRSKIPPKPRLAQPDLHMQELTATPPPPPTLATRTTANTQKASDRGRGRGRGRGRGRGDGGESRANTSQSQSHQTRQQVQRDPGVNDALWNEMEAMKRKATRIEMDAKNRVKEMEKKAEEAKKEAQRQEQMIADKQLAEAAAKEASERAELQRQREKARLKALAARAEQAKAEAEARARREAERQRQAKEARAQAKLREMGVCVAGYQWIKMGSGYRCKGGSHFVSNGELGL